The Mycolicibacterium parafortuitum nucleotide sequence TGTCGACCACCGCGACCCTCGACGGCGACGAGTACGTCATCAACGGCGAGAAGATCTTCGTCACCGCCGGTTCGCGGGCCAGCCATATCGTGGTGTGGGCGACGCTGGACAAGTCGAAGGGACGCGCGGCGATCAAGTCGTTCATCGTCCCGCGGGAGCATCCCGGCGTCACCGTCGAGCGCCTCGAGCACAAGCTCGGCATCAAGGCCTCCGACACCGCGGTGATCCGGTTCGACAACGCGCGCATCCCGAAGGACAACCTGCTGGGCAGCCCGGACATCGAGGTGGAGAAGGGCTTCGCCGGGGTCATGGAGACGTTCGACGCGACCCGTCCGGTGGTCGCCGCGATGGCCGTCGGAGTGGCCCGGGCAGCGCTCGAGGAGCTCCGCAAGATCCTCACCGACGCCGGCATCGAGATCGACTACGACAAGCCGGCACACGCCCAGAGCGCCGCCGCCGCCGAGTTCCTCCGGATGGAAGCCGACTGGGAGGCCGGTTACCTGCTGACCGTGCGCTCGGCGTGGCAGGCCGACAACCGCATCCCGAACTCCAAGGAAGCGTCGATGGGCAAGGCCAAGGCCGCCCGGGTCGGCAGCGACATCACGTTGAAAGCCGTCGAAATGGCCGGAACCACCGGTTATTCGGAGCAGACACTGTTGGAGAAGTGGGCGCGCGACTCGAAGATCCTCGACATCTTCGAGGGCACCCAGCAGATCCAGCAGCTGGTCGTCGCGCGGCGACTGCTTGGCCTGTCCTCGGCCGAACTGAAATAGACCCGCGTCGCCCCGTCGCCCGCACCGATGTGGGAGGATCGCCGGACGCCGACGTGTGAGGCGGTGCCGCTGGACGAATGAACGCCCGCCCGCCTCAGACGTGGTCGAGGGGGCACCATGGCCGGACCCAGCGGATTCGCCGTCGATCCCGCGCTGAGCGATCTGTACAAGGACCTGCACCGGCATCCCGAACTCGGATTCGGCGAGCACCGGACCGCGGCGATCGTGGCGGATCGGCTGCAGGCGGCCGGCGCCGAGGTGACCACCGGTGTCGGCGGCACCGGTGTCGTGGGTGTCCTCAAGAACGGGGACGGCCCGACGGCGCTGTTGCGGGCGGACATGGATGCACTGCCGATCAGGGAGCAGACCGGCCTCGACTACGCCAGCACCGCCACGGCCACCACAGCCGACGGCGCGACGGTGCCGGTGGCACACGCGTGCGGCCACGACATGCACACCACCTGCCTTCTCGGCGCCGCGACAGCTCTGGCCGCCGACCGGTCGCGCTGGTCGGGCACCGCCCTGCTGGTGTTCCAGCCCGCCGAGGAGCTGGGTGCCGGCGCCCAGGCCATGGTCGACGACGGACTGTTCGACCGGTTCGGACGGCCCGACGTGATCCTGGGCCAGCACGTCGCCCCGCTTCCGGCCGGCAAGATCGCCGGCCACCCCGGTCCGGCGTACGCGGCGTCGGACTCGTTGCGGGTGCGGTTCATCGGCCGCGGGGCGCACGGTTCGATGCCCGAGGCCTCGGTGGACCCGGTCGTGATGGCGTCGGCGGCGGTGATGCGCCTGCAGACGGTGATCTCCCGAGAGGTTCCCAGCATCGCGGTCGCCGTGCTCACGGTCGGGTCGATCCACGCCGGCGATGCCGCCAACGTGATTCCCGGGCACGCCGAGATCCAACTCAACATTCGCAGCTACGACACCGCGGTGCGGCAGCGCATCCTCGACGCCGTCCACCGCATCGTGCGCGCCGAAGCCGCCGCCGCAGGGGCACCCGAGGACCCCGAGATCACGTCGACCGAACACTTCCCCATCGTCACCAACAGCCCCGAGGCGTTGCACCGGACTCTCGACGCCTTCGCGCTGTGGCTGGGCAGGGACAACATCCTGGATCCCGGCGCGGGGGCGGGCAGTGAGGACGTCGGCGTGCTGGCCACCAGTTCCGGTGCGCCGCTGTCGTTCTGGCTTCTCGGTGGCGCCGACCCGGCCCTGTTCACCACCGGCGACCTGAGCGACCCGGCGTTGCTCCGCGTTCCGTCGAACCACTCACCCAAGTACGCGCCCGATCTGCCGCAGACCCTCCCGGTCGGGGTGGGAGCGCTGGTGACCGCGGCGCGGACCTGGTTGCCCGCGGCAGGCTGACAGCGCCGAACGGACCAAAAACCCGGGCAGCGCTTGTTACGGTGCGCTCGTGGAGCATCGCATCACGTGCCCCCTGTGTGAGGCGATGTGCGGCCTTCGGGTCACAGTCGAGCACGGCATCGCGACGTCCGTCCGAGGTAACGCCGACGACGTGTGG carries:
- a CDS encoding acyl-CoA dehydrogenase family protein, with translation MAINLEMPKKLQAVIEKGHQGAAEMLRPISRKYDLAEHAYPVELDTLAALFEGITDAKTISFAGTDAFRAGDGPKENVNGANMSALLNALEVSWGDVALLLSVPYQGLGNAAMSGVATEEQLERLGKVWAAMAITEPSFGSDSAAVSTTATLDGDEYVINGEKIFVTAGSRASHIVVWATLDKSKGRAAIKSFIVPREHPGVTVERLEHKLGIKASDTAVIRFDNARIPKDNLLGSPDIEVEKGFAGVMETFDATRPVVAAMAVGVARAALEELRKILTDAGIEIDYDKPAHAQSAAAAEFLRMEADWEAGYLLTVRSAWQADNRIPNSKEASMGKAKAARVGSDITLKAVEMAGTTGYSEQTLLEKWARDSKILDIFEGTQQIQQLVVARRLLGLSSAELK
- a CDS encoding amidohydrolase; its protein translation is MAGPSGFAVDPALSDLYKDLHRHPELGFGEHRTAAIVADRLQAAGAEVTTGVGGTGVVGVLKNGDGPTALLRADMDALPIREQTGLDYASTATATTADGATVPVAHACGHDMHTTCLLGAATALAADRSRWSGTALLVFQPAEELGAGAQAMVDDGLFDRFGRPDVILGQHVAPLPAGKIAGHPGPAYAASDSLRVRFIGRGAHGSMPEASVDPVVMASAAVMRLQTVISREVPSIAVAVLTVGSIHAGDAANVIPGHAEIQLNIRSYDTAVRQRILDAVHRIVRAEAAAAGAPEDPEITSTEHFPIVTNSPEALHRTLDAFALWLGRDNILDPGAGAGSEDVGVLATSSGAPLSFWLLGGADPALFTTGDLSDPALLRVPSNHSPKYAPDLPQTLPVGVGALVTAARTWLPAAG